The Triticum urartu cultivar G1812 chromosome 5, Tu2.1, whole genome shotgun sequence genome contains the following window.
GGTGGCGAAGAAAAACAAAATAAGCAGTGGAAGGGATGTTCTACTAGATGTGCAATTCAGTTAGTTGATGTCATGGAGAAAAATCATATCATTTGTAAAGCTGCCAAAGGAAGATGTTCTAGCAGTTGTCCATGTTCAGTTTCAGTTAGTATATGTAAATTTTTAACATGAAGCTAAACTTGCCTTGAGCATTTGTTGTAACATGATTACATGAAGTATGCAAGTGTATGCGTTTGTTATCATCCCCGTGTGAGTTAAGCTTGATTCATTTCTACACAAACTGGGAATATGGGTAGCCATATTTCAGATGATTATTTTTCTTTGAATCATATACATATTTATCCACAATGTGGTATGATCTCCATTCTGCTCTTTGTCAAACATTCATGTGTTATCTTTTTTAAGCCCCTCTTTTTTTTTCAATGCAGATCTATGCATGGATAGGATGCAACAACTCGGCAAAGTTTGGCCATTTATATGCTGCTGCAACCACTAGGCTGGTAACATGCAATCGATATAACCTTAAGAACCGGTGTATATTTATTTCTTTTGAGACTGATCACTGTACCATCATGGTCGTTGCAGGGTGATGGAGTGAGTGTCACATCTGTACTTGGAGGAACATCTGATAACACTGGATCAAGCATGGCCCGCCGCTTAGGTACTTCAATTTCTGCTGCAATTGACCCACCTTTCATCATATTGGTATGAAAAACGGCAAGCTCATGCCACCTCATGTTTCAGTGCTGAAGACAGGCCTAAATATAATTTTAGCATGTAACATTCCGAAAGACAGCCCCATGCTCGAGGTACTAACTGGAACATCTTTGTGTTAGAATTGCCAAGTTTCTGTATCTGATGGGAGCACTGTTTTCAGGCTGCTGCAGAGAGGAAACTTGTGGAGAAGCTGAGAAGTTTAGGCTATATCAGATCTAAGACAGGAGAGGCTAACGCTTCCACAGCTCCTTGATCCACAAAACGCTGATGGATACTTGTGAACTGTCAAGTCAATCGTAGAAAAAGTCACTACTCTTAATGTGTTTGAAACATTTTGAATGGTTATGAAAGCTCAGCAGGGGCTTACTGAGTGTAGGCATGATGATCTGAATTTTTTGTGTGCGACTGTGAACTGCTCCATGTTCAATGAATTATCAAACATGTGGCAAGTATCACATCTGCATCTTCAGAGGTTGTGCGCCATGTACTATTTCAGTGTCTCACGTGTGGAACCCTACATTGAGGTGTTTGTTGCTCACAGAAATGAACTTTGCTGGTCTTATTTGAGCCGTGCCTTCATTGAATTGGCAATGTTTCTAAAAATTCTTGATTAATTTCTTCAGTACTGTCTTAAGTATCTCTGTTATTTGATTTCCACTATAATTGCCGCCAACCTCGGGGGCCTCGGTTTTATTAAGGGGATCACGAGTATATTTTGATGCAATATCCTCGCCTTTTACCCCATACACATTATGCTTTAGAAGAAGAGCTTAACATGGATATGTAAGTTAGGTGTGGTAATTCTATATAGTGGAGTGTGCTATTAGGCATAAATTAATGTTCTATTCTTTCCCGCAAAAAAATCGT
Protein-coding sequences here:
- the LOC125510141 gene encoding proteasome assembly chaperone 4, whose product is MSSEELTTSLSDLAVASQAPTASQIGSSGDLSSEGGVQVTCFSEDLHDVTLHFQIIRFPKQIYAWIGCNNSAKFGHLYAAATTRLGDGVSVTSVLGGTSDNTGSSMARRLVLKTGLNIILACNIPKDSPMLEAAAERKLVEKLRSLGYIRSKTGEANASTAP